The Magnolia sinica isolate HGM2019 chromosome 10, MsV1, whole genome shotgun sequence genome includes a window with the following:
- the LOC131217689 gene encoding histone acetyltransferase HAC1-like isoform X3 — MHVQAHMSGQISGQVPNQSGPQLSGLPQQNGGSLPSQSPSLGSMRNTHNIDPDLANARKCMWERIFELFQRQQASHQWQPRLNELVKRLEESLFRNATSKEEYMNMETLEHRLQTLIKNIPPNNQSHQLPTMIPTPGMSHNSGSNSTVPSSGDNFSSCSTVPPNTISTGNLLPTVNGSNGGVNGSSFNASDGSLPNGYQLSPANISIGSGGNNMMSSMGVPRIASQMIPTPGLSNPQSMSMNSECSNGGGFSSVESTLVSHQQQPKQYIGGPNNRVLHGLGTGMRSNLVQKPSSYGFSNGAVNGGLTMTGNNIQLMNGPAASEGYMSASTYGNSPKPLQQHFDQQRQQQLMQTALPQQMIPLADVYGMNVADLSRSGNLYGSTTSVGYTMNNQNVNSAGLQSKPKTNSGLLAHQSNLQTMQHTTHMKPHMVDHSAKMNFQSSHSTQEHLLQPQQQMQNFQQQKLQQQTHQPYTQFVQHQHQQKQQNQQHEQLLLKNDILRQSQLASNIGAQILPDHGMESHNEALHPKVPEHLSELQTQYQQNISAEDRSKGNQLLCHSSRPQDFRASLSQTSQQMQQILHPHQQTAESQNDFSCLSAGSQPEALMQGQWHSQLQEKSHLQDNSSLEQHVQEEFHQRITGQEEAQRPHLLEGSITVQVAASKITAVPQVSSGAACRPKNTTREQQYYKQMRWLLFLSHARRCSAPGGKCPEPNCIKVQDLWMHMQRCNGGPCGYPRCRESKGLIHHHRNCREPDCPVCTPANNFIKSQCKGRPRPPPDPGLANSVNGSWKPLDVGGASTMTPKTIASTTETSEDLQSAKRVKMEHPSPSLVPKNESSPASVPLMNPSHASQEAQPQVCQQAEVPISAESEVIEKAEPSVSSGRGSSPNLNSIKKEDSENVYAAKPEVEAIPDEPAGNSKQEHVQVENEIDQAKLELKQETTALPADQMSGTKSGKPKIKGVSLTELFTPEQIREHIIGLRQWVGQSKAKAEKNQAMENSMSENSCQLCAVEKLTFEPPPIYCTPCGARIKRNAMFYTMGSGDTRYYFCIPCYNEVRSDSIEVDGVPIPKARLEKKRNDEETEEWWVQCDKCEAWQHQICALFNGRRNDGGQAEYTCPNCYIGEIERGERKPLPQSAVLGAKDLPRTILSDHIEQRLSRRLKQERQDRARFIGKNIDEVPGAESLVIRVVSSVDKKLEVKQRFLEIFQEENYPTEFPYKSKVILLFQKIEGVEVCLFGMYVQEFGSECQYPNQRRVYLSYLDSVKYFRPEIKTVTGEALRTFVYHEILIGYLEYCKKRGFTSCYIWACPPLKGEDYILYCHPEIQKTPKSDKLREWYLAMLRKAAKENIVVDLTNLYDHFFVSTGECKAKVTAARLPYFDGDYWPGAAEDMINQLRQEEDGRKQQKKGKTKKTITKRALKAAGQADLSGNASKDALLMQKLGETICPMKEDFIMVHLQHACNHCCHLMVTGKRWVCNQCKNFQLCDRCHDAEQKVDERDRHPINSREKHALNPVEVNDVPADTKDKDEILESEFFDTRQAFLSLCQGNHYQYDTLRRAKHSSMMVLYHLHNPTAPAFVTTCNVCHNDIEAGQGWRCEICPDFDVCNTCYQKDGGVEHAHKLTNHPSTADRDAQNKEARQKRVLQLRKMLDLLVHASQCRFPQCQYPNCRKVKGLFRHGIQCGVRASGGCVLCKKMWYLLQLHARACKESACHVPRCKDLKEHLRRLQQQSDSRRRAAVMEMMRQRAAEVAGNNG, encoded by the exons ATGCATGTGCAGGCACATATGTCTGGACAGATCTCAGGGCAGGTACCTAATCAATCTGGCCCACAGTTGTCTGGCCTACCCCAGCAGAATGGCGGTTCTCTACCTTCGCAGTCACCAAGCCTAGGAAGTATGCGGAATACACACAACATAGATCCCGATCTTGCCAACGCACGCAAATGCATGTGGGAAAGAAT CTTCGAGCTTTTTCAGCGGCAACAAGCTTCTCATCAATGGCAGCCAAGGCTAAATGAACTTGTGAAGCGCTTGGAGGAATCCCTGTTTAGGAATGCTACTTCAAAG GAGGAGTACATGAACATGGAAACACTGGAGCACCGGTTGCAAACTTTGATAAAAAATATACCTCCCAATAATCAAAGCCATCAGTTACCTACAATGATACCAACCCCCGGCATGTCACACAATAGCGGTTCAAACTCGACAGTCCCTTCTTCTGGGGACAACTTCTCTAGTTGTAGTACAGTGCCACCGAATACAATAAGCACAGGGAACTTGTTACCTACTGTTAATGGTTCTAATGGCGGTGTTAACGGCAGTTCCTTCAATGCATCTGATG GATCCCTACCTAATGGATATCAGCTGTCGCCTGCCAATATTTCTATTGGCTCTGGTGGAAACAATATGATGTCATCAATGGGTGTGCCCAGAATTGCTAGTCAAATGATTCCTACTCCGGGATTGAGTAACCCCCAGTCAATGTCCATGAATTCCGAATGTTCTAATGGGGGTGGGTTTTCTAGCGTTGAATCCACACTGGTATCACATCAGCAACAACCAAAGCAGTATATTGGAGGTCCAAACAACCGCGTATTGCATGGCCTGGGCACCGGAATGAGGTCGAACTTGGTGCAAAAACCTTCCTCTTATGGGTTTTCAAATGGGGCTGTGAATGGTGGGCTAACAATGACTGGGAACAATATACAATTGATGAATGGACCTGCAGCCTCTGAGGGTTATATGAGTGCCTCTACCTATGGTAATTCTCCCAAGCCTCTACAGCAGCATTTTGATCAGCAACGTCAGCAACAATTAATGCAGa CAGCATTGCCTCAGCAAATGATTCCTTTGGCAGATGTATATGGTATGAATGTTGCTGATCTCTCCAGGTCAGGAAACTTATATGGCTCTACAACATCTGTTGGCTATACAATGAATAACCAGAATGTGAATTCTGCGGGCTTGCAGTCTAAGCCGAAAACAAATTCGGGCTTGTTGGCACATCAATCTAACTTGCAGACAATGCAACATACTACACATATGAAGCCTCATATGGTTGATCATTCAGCAAAGATGAATTTCCAGTCATCCCATTCAACTCAAGAGCATTTGCTACAACCTCAGCAGCAGATGCAAAACTTTCAACAACAGAAACTTCAGCAACAGACCCATCAACCGTATACACAGTTTGTTCAGCATCAGCATCAACAAAAGCAGCAAAATCAGCAACATGAACAGCTTTTGTTGAAGAATGATATTTTGAGGCAGTCACAGCTAGCGTCCAATATAGGTGCTCAAATATTGCCCGATCATGGAATGGAATCCCATAATGAAGCTTTGCATCCTAAGGTTCCCGAACACCTTTCTGAGTTGCAAACCCAATATCAGCAGAACATTTCTGCTGAAGATCGTTCTAAAGGCAATCAGTTACTCTGTCATTCATCACGACCTCAGGATTTTCGGGCTTCACTCTCACAGACTTCACAACAAATGCAGCAAATATTGCATCCACATCAACAAACCGCAGAGTCGCAGAATGATTTCAGTTGCCTCTCTGCCGGGTCACAACCTGAGGCACTCATGCAGGGCCAGTGGCATTCTCAATTGCAAGAGAAATCTCATTTGCAGGACAACTCTTCACTTGAGCAGCATGTGCAAGAGGAGTTTCACCAAAGGATAACAGGACAAGAGGAAGCTCAACGACCTCATCTCTTAGAAGGATCTATTACTGTTCAGGTTGCTGCTTCAAAAATCACTGCAGTTCCCCAAGTTTCAAGTGGAGCTGCCTGTCGACCCAAAAATACCACTCGTGAACAGCAATACTATAAGCAAATGAGGTGGCTACTTTTTTTGAGCCATGCTCGGAGATGTTCAGCTCCAGGAGGAAAATGCCCAGAACCTAATTGCATTAAGGTTCAAGATCTGTGGATGCATATGCAAAGGTGTAATGGAGGTCCATGTGGGTATCCACGCTGCCGAGAGTCCAAGGGACTGATTCATCATCATCGAAATTGCCGAGAGCCAGATTGTCCTGTGTGTACGCCGGccaataattttataaaatcacaaTGCAAGGGACGCCCTCGTCCTCCACCTGATCCTGGTTTAGCGAATTCAGTTAATGGCTCCTGGAAACCTCTTGATGTTGGAGGTGCTTCTACAATGACACCAAAGACCATTGCATCCACGACTGAAACTTCAGAAGATCTGCAATCGGCGAAACGTGTGAAGATGGAacatccttctccttctcttgtgCCTAAGAATGAAAGTTCTCCGGCATCAGTTCCTTTAATGAACCCATCTCATGCTTCACAGGAAGCACAGCCCCAAGTATGCCAACAGGCAGAAGTGCCTATTTCTGCTGAATCTGAAGTTATAGAAAAGGCGGAACCATCTGTAAGTTCTGGGCGAGGAAGTTCTCCAAATTTGAATAGTATCAAGAAAGAGGATTCAGAGAATGTATATGCCGCAAAGCCTGAAGTTGAGGCTATTCCAGATGAACCTGCTGGTAATTCTAAGCAAGAACATGTGCAGGTTGAGAATGAGATTGATCAGGCTAAGCTGGAATTGAAACAGGAGACGACTGCGTTGCCAGCGGACCAGATGTCTGGAACAAAATCAGGGAAGCCAAAGATAAAAGGTGTATCATTGACGGAATTGTTCACTCCAGAGCAAATTAGGGAGCATATTATAGGCCTCAGGCAATGGGTTGGCCAG AGTAAAGCAAAGGCTGAGAAAAACCAAGCAATGGAGAACTCCATGAGTGAGAACTCATGCCAGTTGTGCGCAGTGGAAAAGCTTACATTTGAACCACCACCTATATATTGTACACCATGTGGTGCTCGCATCAAGCGGAATGCGATGTTTTATACCATGGGAAGTGGTGATACACGGTACTACTTCTGTATTCCATGCTACAATGAGGTCCGCAGTGACAGTATCGAGGTTGATGGAGTTCCTATTCCCAAGGCGAGACTGGAGAAGAAGAGGAATGACGAGGAGACTGAGGAGTGG TGGGTTCAATGTGATAAATGTGAAGCTTGGCAACATCAAATATGTGCTCTTTTTAATGGCCGAAGGAATGATGGTGGTCAAGCGGAATACACTTGCCCTAATTGCTACATAGGGGAGATAGAAAGAGGAGAGCGTAAGCCCTTGCCACAGAGTGCTGTTCTTGGCGCAAAAGATTTGCCAAGAACAATCCTGAGTGACCACATCGAGCAGCGACTTTCTAGACGACTGAAGCAGGAGAGGCAAGACAGGGCAAGGTTTATTGGGAAGAACATTGATGAG GTACCGGGAGCAGAATCACTTGTAATCAGAGTAGTTTCATCAGTCGATAAAAAATTGGAAGTGAAGCAGCGGTTTTTGGAGATTTTTCAAGAGGAGAATTATCCAACAGAATTCCCATACAAATCCAAG GTCATTCTGTTGTTTCAGAAGATAGAAGGTGTAGAAGTGTGCCTTTTTGGCATGTATGTCCAGGAATTTGGCTCAGAATGCCAATACCCAAATCAACGGCGTGTTTATCTTTCATATTTGGACTCTGTCAAATACTTCAGGCCTGAGATAAAGACAGTGACTGGGGAGGCTCTTCGTACATTTGTCTACCATGAAATTTTG ATAGGATACCTTGAATACTGCAAGAAGCGGGGTTTCACAAGCTGCTACATTTGGGCTTGTCCTCCATTGAAGGGTGAAGATTATATTTTATACTGCCATCCTGAGATTCAAAAGACACCAAAATCTGATAAACTCCGGGAGTG GTATTTAGCAATGCTAAGGAAAGCTGCCAAGGAAAATATCGTGGTTGATCTCACTAACTTATATGACCATTTCTTTGTCTCTACCGGTGAATGTAAAGCTAAGGTAACTGCAGCTCGTTTGCCATATTTTGATGGTGATTACTGGCCTGGTGCTGCGGAAGACATGATCAATCAACTTCGTCAAGAAGAAGATGGTAGGAAACAACAGAAGAAAGGAAAGACGAAAAAAACTATAACAAAAAGGGCCTTAAAAGCTGCTGGCCAAGCTGATCTTTCGGGCAATGCCTCAAAGGATGCTTTACTAATGCAgaag CTCGGTGAGACCATCTGTCCAATGAAGGAAGATTTTATCATGGTTCACTTGCAGCATGCATGCAATCATTGTTGTCACCTTATGGTAACTGGAAAGCGTTGGGTTTGCAACCAATGCAAAAATTTTCAGCTTTGTGACAG GTGTCACGATGCAGAGCAAAAGGTCGATGAAAGGGATAGACATCCCATCAATAGTAGGGAGAAGCATGCACTCAATCCA GTTGAAGTGAATGATGTTCCTGCAGATACCAAAGATAAAGATGAGATTCTTGAAAGTGAGTTCTTTGACACCAGGCAGGCATTTCTGAGCCTTTGTCAAGGAAACCATTATCAGTATGATACTCTACGCCGAGCGAAGCATTCCTCGATGATGGTCCTATATCATCTTCACAATCCAACTGCACCTGCTTTTGTGACCACATGCAATGTCTGCCATAACGACATTGAAGCTGGTCAAGGATGGCGTTGTGAAATCTGCCCTGATTTTGACGTGTGCAATACTTGTTATCAGAAGGATGGTGGTGTTGAGCATGCTCATAAGTTGACAAATCACCCATCCACAGCTGATCGTGATGCACAGAACAAAGAAGCTCGGCAAAAAcgagttttacag
- the LOC131217689 gene encoding histone acetyltransferase HAC1-like isoform X1, which translates to MHVQAHMSGQISGQVPNQSGPQLSGLPQQNGGSLPSQSPSLGSMRNTHNIDPDLANARKCMWERIFELFQRQQASHQWQPRLNELVKRLEESLFRNATSKEEYMNMETLEHRLQTLIKNIPPNNQSHQLPTMIPTPGMSHNSGSNSTVPSSGDNFSSCSTVPPNTISTGNLLPTVNGSNGGVNGSSFNASDGSLPNGYQLSPANISIGSGGNNMMSSMGVPRIASQMIPTPGLSNPQSMSMNSECSNGGGFSSVESTLVSHQQQPKQYIGGPNNRVLHGLGTGMRSNLVQKPSSYGFSNGAVNGGLTMTGNNIQLMNGPAASEGYMSASTYGNSPKPLQQHFDQQRQQQLMQTALPQQMIPLADVYGMNVADLSRSGNLYGSTTSVGYTMNNQNVNSAGLQSKPKTNSGLLAHQSNLQTMQHTTHMKPHMVDHSAKMNFQSSHSTQEHLLQPQQQMQNFQQQKLQQQTHQPYTQFVQHQHQQKQQNQQHEQLLLKNDILRQSQLASNIGAQILPDHGMESHNEALHPKVPEHLSELQTQYQQNISAEDRSKGNQLLCHSSRPQDFRASLSQTSQQMQQILHPHQQTAESQNDFSCLSAGSQPEALMQGQWHSQLQEKSHLQDNSSLEQHVQEEFHQRITGQEEAQRPHLLEGSITVQVAASKITAVPQVSSGAACRPKNTTREQQYYKQMRWLLFLSHARRCSAPGGKCPEPNCIKVQDLWMHMQRCNGGPCGYPRCRESKGLIHHHRNCREPDCPVCTPANNFIKSQCKGRPRPPPDPGLANSVNGSWKPLDVGGASTMTPKTIASTTETSEDLQSAKRVKMEHPSPSLVPKNESSPASVPLMNPSHASQEAQPQVCQQAEVPISAESEVIEKAEPSVSSGRGSSPNLNSIKKEDSENVYAAKPEVEAIPDEPAGNSKQEHVQVENEIDQAKLELKQETTALPADQMSGTKSGKPKIKGVSLTELFTPEQIREHIIGLRQWVGQSKAKAEKNQAMENSMSENSCQLCAVEKLTFEPPPIYCTPCGARIKRNAMFYTMGSGDTRYYFCIPCYNEVRSDSIEVDGVPIPKARLEKKRNDEETEEWWVQCDKCEAWQHQICALFNGRRNDGGQAEYTCPNCYIGEIERGERKPLPQSAVLGAKDLPRTILSDHIEQRLSRRLKQERQDRARFIGKNIDEVPGAESLVIRVVSSVDKKLEVKQRFLEIFQEENYPTEFPYKSKVILLFQKIEGVEVCLFGMYVQEFGSECQYPNQRRVYLSYLDSVKYFRPEIKTVTGEALRTFVYHEILIGYLEYCKKRGFTSCYIWACPPLKGEDYILYCHPEIQKTPKSDKLREWYLAMLRKAAKENIVVDLTNLYDHFFVSTGECKAKVTAARLPYFDGDYWPGAAEDMINQLRQEEDGRKQQKKGKTKKTITKRALKAAGQADLSGNASKDALLMQKLGETICPMKEDFIMVHLQHACNHCCHLMVTGKRWVCNQCKNFQLCDRCHDAEQKVDERDRHPINSREKHALNPVSPLFQKVEVNDVPADTKDKDEILESEFFDTRQAFLSLCQGNHYQYDTLRRAKHSSMMVLYHLHNPTAPAFVTTCNVCHNDIEAGQGWRCEICPDFDVCNTCYQKDGGVEHAHKLTNHPSTADRDAQNKEARQKRVLQLRKMLDLLVHASQCRFPQCQYPNCRKVKGLFRHGIQCGVRASGGCVLCKKMWYLLQLHARACKESACHVPRCKDLKEHLRRLQQQSDSRRRAAVMEMMRQRAAEVAGNNG; encoded by the exons ATGCATGTGCAGGCACATATGTCTGGACAGATCTCAGGGCAGGTACCTAATCAATCTGGCCCACAGTTGTCTGGCCTACCCCAGCAGAATGGCGGTTCTCTACCTTCGCAGTCACCAAGCCTAGGAAGTATGCGGAATACACACAACATAGATCCCGATCTTGCCAACGCACGCAAATGCATGTGGGAAAGAAT CTTCGAGCTTTTTCAGCGGCAACAAGCTTCTCATCAATGGCAGCCAAGGCTAAATGAACTTGTGAAGCGCTTGGAGGAATCCCTGTTTAGGAATGCTACTTCAAAG GAGGAGTACATGAACATGGAAACACTGGAGCACCGGTTGCAAACTTTGATAAAAAATATACCTCCCAATAATCAAAGCCATCAGTTACCTACAATGATACCAACCCCCGGCATGTCACACAATAGCGGTTCAAACTCGACAGTCCCTTCTTCTGGGGACAACTTCTCTAGTTGTAGTACAGTGCCACCGAATACAATAAGCACAGGGAACTTGTTACCTACTGTTAATGGTTCTAATGGCGGTGTTAACGGCAGTTCCTTCAATGCATCTGATG GATCCCTACCTAATGGATATCAGCTGTCGCCTGCCAATATTTCTATTGGCTCTGGTGGAAACAATATGATGTCATCAATGGGTGTGCCCAGAATTGCTAGTCAAATGATTCCTACTCCGGGATTGAGTAACCCCCAGTCAATGTCCATGAATTCCGAATGTTCTAATGGGGGTGGGTTTTCTAGCGTTGAATCCACACTGGTATCACATCAGCAACAACCAAAGCAGTATATTGGAGGTCCAAACAACCGCGTATTGCATGGCCTGGGCACCGGAATGAGGTCGAACTTGGTGCAAAAACCTTCCTCTTATGGGTTTTCAAATGGGGCTGTGAATGGTGGGCTAACAATGACTGGGAACAATATACAATTGATGAATGGACCTGCAGCCTCTGAGGGTTATATGAGTGCCTCTACCTATGGTAATTCTCCCAAGCCTCTACAGCAGCATTTTGATCAGCAACGTCAGCAACAATTAATGCAGa CAGCATTGCCTCAGCAAATGATTCCTTTGGCAGATGTATATGGTATGAATGTTGCTGATCTCTCCAGGTCAGGAAACTTATATGGCTCTACAACATCTGTTGGCTATACAATGAATAACCAGAATGTGAATTCTGCGGGCTTGCAGTCTAAGCCGAAAACAAATTCGGGCTTGTTGGCACATCAATCTAACTTGCAGACAATGCAACATACTACACATATGAAGCCTCATATGGTTGATCATTCAGCAAAGATGAATTTCCAGTCATCCCATTCAACTCAAGAGCATTTGCTACAACCTCAGCAGCAGATGCAAAACTTTCAACAACAGAAACTTCAGCAACAGACCCATCAACCGTATACACAGTTTGTTCAGCATCAGCATCAACAAAAGCAGCAAAATCAGCAACATGAACAGCTTTTGTTGAAGAATGATATTTTGAGGCAGTCACAGCTAGCGTCCAATATAGGTGCTCAAATATTGCCCGATCATGGAATGGAATCCCATAATGAAGCTTTGCATCCTAAGGTTCCCGAACACCTTTCTGAGTTGCAAACCCAATATCAGCAGAACATTTCTGCTGAAGATCGTTCTAAAGGCAATCAGTTACTCTGTCATTCATCACGACCTCAGGATTTTCGGGCTTCACTCTCACAGACTTCACAACAAATGCAGCAAATATTGCATCCACATCAACAAACCGCAGAGTCGCAGAATGATTTCAGTTGCCTCTCTGCCGGGTCACAACCTGAGGCACTCATGCAGGGCCAGTGGCATTCTCAATTGCAAGAGAAATCTCATTTGCAGGACAACTCTTCACTTGAGCAGCATGTGCAAGAGGAGTTTCACCAAAGGATAACAGGACAAGAGGAAGCTCAACGACCTCATCTCTTAGAAGGATCTATTACTGTTCAGGTTGCTGCTTCAAAAATCACTGCAGTTCCCCAAGTTTCAAGTGGAGCTGCCTGTCGACCCAAAAATACCACTCGTGAACAGCAATACTATAAGCAAATGAGGTGGCTACTTTTTTTGAGCCATGCTCGGAGATGTTCAGCTCCAGGAGGAAAATGCCCAGAACCTAATTGCATTAAGGTTCAAGATCTGTGGATGCATATGCAAAGGTGTAATGGAGGTCCATGTGGGTATCCACGCTGCCGAGAGTCCAAGGGACTGATTCATCATCATCGAAATTGCCGAGAGCCAGATTGTCCTGTGTGTACGCCGGccaataattttataaaatcacaaTGCAAGGGACGCCCTCGTCCTCCACCTGATCCTGGTTTAGCGAATTCAGTTAATGGCTCCTGGAAACCTCTTGATGTTGGAGGTGCTTCTACAATGACACCAAAGACCATTGCATCCACGACTGAAACTTCAGAAGATCTGCAATCGGCGAAACGTGTGAAGATGGAacatccttctccttctcttgtgCCTAAGAATGAAAGTTCTCCGGCATCAGTTCCTTTAATGAACCCATCTCATGCTTCACAGGAAGCACAGCCCCAAGTATGCCAACAGGCAGAAGTGCCTATTTCTGCTGAATCTGAAGTTATAGAAAAGGCGGAACCATCTGTAAGTTCTGGGCGAGGAAGTTCTCCAAATTTGAATAGTATCAAGAAAGAGGATTCAGAGAATGTATATGCCGCAAAGCCTGAAGTTGAGGCTATTCCAGATGAACCTGCTGGTAATTCTAAGCAAGAACATGTGCAGGTTGAGAATGAGATTGATCAGGCTAAGCTGGAATTGAAACAGGAGACGACTGCGTTGCCAGCGGACCAGATGTCTGGAACAAAATCAGGGAAGCCAAAGATAAAAGGTGTATCATTGACGGAATTGTTCACTCCAGAGCAAATTAGGGAGCATATTATAGGCCTCAGGCAATGGGTTGGCCAG AGTAAAGCAAAGGCTGAGAAAAACCAAGCAATGGAGAACTCCATGAGTGAGAACTCATGCCAGTTGTGCGCAGTGGAAAAGCTTACATTTGAACCACCACCTATATATTGTACACCATGTGGTGCTCGCATCAAGCGGAATGCGATGTTTTATACCATGGGAAGTGGTGATACACGGTACTACTTCTGTATTCCATGCTACAATGAGGTCCGCAGTGACAGTATCGAGGTTGATGGAGTTCCTATTCCCAAGGCGAGACTGGAGAAGAAGAGGAATGACGAGGAGACTGAGGAGTGG TGGGTTCAATGTGATAAATGTGAAGCTTGGCAACATCAAATATGTGCTCTTTTTAATGGCCGAAGGAATGATGGTGGTCAAGCGGAATACACTTGCCCTAATTGCTACATAGGGGAGATAGAAAGAGGAGAGCGTAAGCCCTTGCCACAGAGTGCTGTTCTTGGCGCAAAAGATTTGCCAAGAACAATCCTGAGTGACCACATCGAGCAGCGACTTTCTAGACGACTGAAGCAGGAGAGGCAAGACAGGGCAAGGTTTATTGGGAAGAACATTGATGAG GTACCGGGAGCAGAATCACTTGTAATCAGAGTAGTTTCATCAGTCGATAAAAAATTGGAAGTGAAGCAGCGGTTTTTGGAGATTTTTCAAGAGGAGAATTATCCAACAGAATTCCCATACAAATCCAAG GTCATTCTGTTGTTTCAGAAGATAGAAGGTGTAGAAGTGTGCCTTTTTGGCATGTATGTCCAGGAATTTGGCTCAGAATGCCAATACCCAAATCAACGGCGTGTTTATCTTTCATATTTGGACTCTGTCAAATACTTCAGGCCTGAGATAAAGACAGTGACTGGGGAGGCTCTTCGTACATTTGTCTACCATGAAATTTTG ATAGGATACCTTGAATACTGCAAGAAGCGGGGTTTCACAAGCTGCTACATTTGGGCTTGTCCTCCATTGAAGGGTGAAGATTATATTTTATACTGCCATCCTGAGATTCAAAAGACACCAAAATCTGATAAACTCCGGGAGTG GTATTTAGCAATGCTAAGGAAAGCTGCCAAGGAAAATATCGTGGTTGATCTCACTAACTTATATGACCATTTCTTTGTCTCTACCGGTGAATGTAAAGCTAAGGTAACTGCAGCTCGTTTGCCATATTTTGATGGTGATTACTGGCCTGGTGCTGCGGAAGACATGATCAATCAACTTCGTCAAGAAGAAGATGGTAGGAAACAACAGAAGAAAGGAAAGACGAAAAAAACTATAACAAAAAGGGCCTTAAAAGCTGCTGGCCAAGCTGATCTTTCGGGCAATGCCTCAAAGGATGCTTTACTAATGCAgaag CTCGGTGAGACCATCTGTCCAATGAAGGAAGATTTTATCATGGTTCACTTGCAGCATGCATGCAATCATTGTTGTCACCTTATGGTAACTGGAAAGCGTTGGGTTTGCAACCAATGCAAAAATTTTCAGCTTTGTGACAG GTGTCACGATGCAGAGCAAAAGGTCGATGAAAGGGATAGACATCCCATCAATAGTAGGGAGAAGCATGCACTCAATCCAGTGAGTCCTCTATTTCAAAAG GTTGAAGTGAATGATGTTCCTGCAGATACCAAAGATAAAGATGAGATTCTTGAAAGTGAGTTCTTTGACACCAGGCAGGCATTTCTGAGCCTTTGTCAAGGAAACCATTATCAGTATGATACTCTACGCCGAGCGAAGCATTCCTCGATGATGGTCCTATATCATCTTCACAATCCAACTGCACCTGCTTTTGTGACCACATGCAATGTCTGCCATAACGACATTGAAGCTGGTCAAGGATGGCGTTGTGAAATCTGCCCTGATTTTGACGTGTGCAATACTTGTTATCAGAAGGATGGTGGTGTTGAGCATGCTCATAAGTTGACAAATCACCCATCCACAGCTGATCGTGATGCACAGAACAAAGAAGCTCGGCAAAAAcgagttttacag